The sequence ATATCTACTTtgctatcaatagagaataggatTGCAgatgctcatcctcacacctttcTTAGATTACAGATAATTTACTTCTCGTCACTACAATTCATAGTGAACATTATATAGGTATAGTTTATCGTTATTTGGGAATAACGATTCAGGCCCTAGGGCCTCCCTTCAGAATCAGCCCACAAACACAAACAATGGagtacaagacatcgtaccccAACACAGATCACCCTAATTTTTATAGAATGCAAGGTTATGTGTGTGTAAGTGTGTTCCTCGTATTAGCACAATCTTCTGATGCCTACAATGGATACTTAAATAAATGTTAAAAATGTAGAATCCATACCTAGAATGACCATCACAACCAGAGGAGTTCCTGCTTTACTTCCTTTGCATCCATCAGGCAAGTATGGATTCCCTTGAAAGCCTTCAGAGCAACTACAGCGGTATCCTGGGCCATTATTAGAGTCAATGCAATAGGTATTCTTGCCACAGGCATATCCCTGCACACTGCTAACTTTGCGAGCTTCTTCACATGTGCTGTTCGCTATCACCCAATCAAATACTACCGGAATCCGGTAGTTAGTAGAATTGAGCGCATTAGAAATACTGGAAAGATCAAACTGATTGTAATCGGAGAAATTTGCATCTGCTAGAAAGGCTACGCCACAGGAATTGGATGCCCCAGACACATCTAAGTTAAAAACCTTCACATCATACAACTGAACATTGCTTGGAACAGTTGTTTTGCAGCAACCATCACCTGAACAAGAAGAAATGATAGAGTTCATGGTAGGCATGGTATTGTTGACACAGACCGACATACACCCATTTGAATTGTTTCCACCATTGAGGCGAGTGAATCCGGCGGAAATATCACATCCAATGGCATTGAAATTGTTGTGGGTAACAGAGAAGGTGAAGGGAAAATCTATGGCTTCTGATAACTCAGTGCTACCACTCTGGCTACAGGTTGAAGCAACAGAAGTATAGACCACACGCACAGCATAATCTGGCAAGAATTCTAGAACTTCCACATCTGGGTATTGCAGGAATGGCACCGAAGGATTAGAATTAGTGTCATTGCATAGGATCTCGAAACTTTTGTCGAAGTAACATTCATTCCCAATACCAAAAGGGTAGGGAATGCTGATGTTCCCACAGTTCTCCTTGCAACCATCCTTTGCCATTGGTGTTTCTGCTACATGAAACTGGCAAGTTAATTAAAATTGAACGCAGAAGAATGAAACTCATTTACAGATTAAGAGGATTGATTACCTGCAGCAGGAAAAAATGATGGAGTTGGAGAcactggtggtggtggtgttgaaGGAAGTCCATTTTGCCTCATCGTAGGCTCTGTTTTAAGGGGAATCAAAATGGGTGTAAAGGAATATAAAGCAGTATCAGAGGAAAAATTGTTGGCTCTTGTAATGCTCTGTTCGTCCACACCAAACATCTCACCAATTGAAGAAACAGAATCACCCCAAGTAACCAAGTAAGTCAGCAAGAATCTCACACCACTAGCAGTCTGGTTCATAGTAGTGCAAGCACATCTTAATGGGACTAACAATTGTGATCCCACAGAAAGATTCTGGCTTTCGTACGGATTCTGATTCATCAGAGCTTTGCAAGTGGTGAGGCCCTGGTAAGTGTTGTTGGAAACTCTAAAATATGTGTCGCCAGCTTTCAAGGTGTAGGAGGTATTGTGCTGATAAAATTTTCCAAAACATGAACAATTTACAGGAACTATGATCAAATTGCCTGTGGGGATCCTGTCTATCTCGGAAATGTTGTTGATTTGGGCAATTTGGGAAGCATTGGAAGCCAAGAGATAACTGATACTGAGCGGAGAATCATAAGGATATGTTGATCGGAAGGTGAGATAGGAGCTACAAGATCTTTGAGGCCCATTGCAGAGATACCCAGAGGTTACAGAGTTGTTATTGTAGCAGTCCAATTGGTAGCTGCCAAGGTAACTCTGTTGAGATCCAGAGAGAAGAAACAGGGACAGAAATGATACGACGAGGAGGTAAAGGTGTAAGAAAGATGATGGTGAAGGGAACTCCATGAAATTGGAACTAGAGACTCTGGAGATGGACAAGGGGATCGAATACTCTGTCCATGAAATTCAAACAAGATCTCCTGAACTTGTTTCGAACTATGATTTCAATTGTCAGCCAGTCGGCTATTGACTATGGAGGATGGTCTTTGGATTGCTTAGGGTAGTGGTTGGACTGCCCGAGCCACCGGATGCCTCACATGGTAGCACAgctgttggagaggatctgaaatGGGGAGGAAAACGGAGGGGTAAAGGCAGGGGTAGGGGAGGGATATATGGAAGAGTAgaaacatttatttatttattttcattccatatttgacagaatatatgatgtgcccctaCAGTCAATttagaggaggggagggagtggtgaagCTTGGGGAACAATAACTACCACAGAGAgactgttttaaatacttggggtccatcattgacaaagaggggGATATTGAAAATGATgttaccaaggattaaagtatcggtatcggtcgctgtatcggtcgatcaaaattaagatacgtatcggagggtatcgtatcgtatcggagatacgctaagatacgctaaagatatgcacataaattgatagggaacacatttttatacacttttgcataaaaaaacagttaaaaaaagttatatataacatgtagaatgcataaatacttaagtggagggtatcgtattgatagacaaatatattgagttgaaaatgttcaaaatgatgagggtatggtattgatagacaaatatatttttttgagaaaaatcaaaattttccatggaagttgtagaacacttgtttttacataacatataaaaaatctaaacatttttaatcattgagcatgagtagatctaag is a genomic window of Macadamia integrifolia cultivar HAES 741 chromosome 13, SCU_Mint_v3, whole genome shotgun sequence containing:
- the LOC122059491 gene encoding wall-associated receptor kinase-like 1, with amino-acid sequence MEFPSPSSFLHLYLLVVSFLSLFLLSGSQQSYLGSYQLDCYNNNSVTSGYLCNGPQRSCSSYLTFRSTYPYDSPLSISYLLASNASQIAQINNISEIDRIPTGNLIIVPVNCSCFGKFYQHNTSYTLKAGDTYFRVSNNTYQGLTTCKALMNQNPYESQNLSVGSQLLVPLRCACTTMNQTASGVRFLLTYLVTWGDSVSSIGEMFGVDEQSITRANNFSSDTALYSFTPILIPLKTEPTMRQNGLPSTPPPPVSPTPSFFPAAETPMAKDGCKENCGNISIPYPFGIGNECYFDKSFEILCNDTNSNPSVPFLQYPDVEVLEFLPDYAVRVVYTSVASTCSQSGSTELSEAIDFPFTFSVTHNNFNAIGCDISAGFTRLNGGNNSNGCMSVCVNNTMPTMNSIISSCSGDGCCKTTVPSNVQLYDVKVFNLDVSGASNSCGVAFLADANFSDYNQFDLSSISNALNSTNYRIPVVFDWVIANSTCEEARKVSSVQGYACGKNTYCIDSNNGPGYRCSCSEGFQGNPYLPDGCKGSKAGTPLVVMVILGTGIAMALIILTAVSLWLYSLYVKRQKIKLKQKFFKKNGGLLLQQQVSSHDHSVEKIKICCIEELEKATDNFNGSRILGNGGSGTVYKGMLSDGRMVAIKKSNIVDESQIGQFINEVVILAQINHRNIVKLLGCCLETQVPLLVYEFVLNGTLSYHLHGEGQVSSLSWENRLRIATEIAGAVAYLHSSATNPIFHRDIKSSNILLDENYRTKVADFGISRTVPIDRTHLTTLVQGTFGYLDPEYFHSSQFTEKSDVYSFGVVLAELLTGQKAVFFNDFHEEKGLAMHFISALKENFLFEVLETRVVNEGNIDQLLAISRLAKKCLKVNGKKRPAMKEVAAALEGLRSFQVRHPLVSSTTKEHRHA